Part of the Aquarana catesbeiana isolate 2022-GZ linkage group LG06, ASM4218655v1, whole genome shotgun sequence genome is shown below.
cctttagttatactttaatgcattGACCATTACTCTTTCGTATTGAATTATGGGGGCTGACAGATCATGAATGGTAACCAGTATCATGATGTTTGACTATCACCCAtggtatgtgtttttttaaaaagcttCAAAAACGATCATTTCTCTTTTGATGCTGATGAAAGTTTTTGGTTACAGATAAGTGAGTAGAAGAGCGGTTAGGGCCAGGATCACCCAGTGATGACGGGAAAGGCTGAGGGTCACTCCATTGCCTGGATCACCTATAATGACGATGGGTCCTCCAGTTGTTTTTGTTGATAAAGTGACACTTGCTGTGCTGTTGAGTGGGATGACAGAGGTTCCTCCATTGGATGGAAAGGTGGTGGTTCCTGAATAGTTTGTGTTAGTAGTGTTGATGATGTCTCCTCCACATGTGTTTGTTGGTGAAGGAATTCCTGTCACATTGAGGAATGGTACTTGGAGGTAACTGCTGATCCAGTCTTGATAGGATGTGACAAGAGTGTACACCCCGGGGCGGTTTGGGAATGCACAACCAGCACCCCAACTTACAACTCCAACTTGGTACCAGATACCCTGGACTTTACATACCAGAGGTCCTCCTGAGTCACCCTGAAAGACATCAGTGTCCATAAGTTAGATtgatgtatctatctatctatctatctatctatctatctatctatctatctatctatgtttcTACACATTACCATTGTTGGGAACACATCATTCACCTGACAGGAGTCCTTCTGTCCGTTTCCATACCCAGCACATATCTTCTCATCTTGGATGATGACAGTACTGGCACTGATGGAGAGGTCTCTATGATACATACGGTCACATGTCTGGTGGTCAATTAGGGGGACCATGACCTCCTGGAGGATCCCATTACTAGGTTGCGACCCTGAAGATAAACACATGGAAGCCAAAAGTTAGTAAAAAGCCTCAAATCCTGTTCCTTTCATTCATAATTGATGTCATGTGTCATataagacattggggttgatttactaaaggcaaatagactgtgcactttgcaaagtgcagttgcactctgaaagagCAGTTgcatcagagcttagtaaatgagcagaagcagagctggtgcaagaatttttgacaccctaggcgaaacctcattttgccgcctccCCCCCATTAGCTCCCCTGACTCCACCAGCTTTGCCCTGCACATGTATACCCTACCTTTTTGATGAAGTGCcgaacaaatgcagcctcactagcgcccatcaaatgcagtctcatcagtgcccatcaatgcagcctactggtaccaatcaaatgcagcctcaccagtgcccattaatgcagcctaccggtgccaatcaaatgcagcctcaccagtgcccatcaatgcagcctaccagtgccaatcaaatgcagcctcaccagtgcccatcaatgcagcctaccggtgccaatcaaatgcagcctaccggcACCCATCAAttcagtctcaccagcgcccatcaatgcagcctgccggtgccaatcaaatgcagcctactggtgccaatcaaatgcagcctcatcagtgcccatcaaatgcagcctcaccagcacccatcaaatgcagcctaccggtgccaatcaaatgcagcctcaccagtgcccatcaatgcagcctaccagcgcccatcaatgcagcctactggtgccaatcaaatacagcctcatcagtgcccatcaatgcagcctaccagcgcccatcaatgcagcctaccggtgccaatcaaatgcagcctaccggcGCCCATCAATTCAGTCTCACTACCTCCCATCGATGtcgcctcaccagcacccatcacatgcagcctaccagcgcccatcaatgaatgtttgctcgCTTCAATTCATactggagtcgggacacagacacagtcctgcaccgccgctgtgcctctgacactgtgtgcgaacggagcggcagctgcctgctgatgctgagacttagttgcttgctgcagagagaagagagtaagaACCCCAGTgactgggcgccctaggcagcagcgCGCCCtaagcggctgcctagtttgcctagtggtagcaccggccctgagcagaagctgacttccatcatccaatcatgtggaagaaaaaatgctgttttctttattttccttgcatgcgattgggcattctttgcaaagtgaagccttacctgatttactaagctctggagcaactgcactttgcaaagtgcacagtctagttgcctttagtagatcaaccccaatgtgctcatgcatagctcccaactgtccctgatttggagcaatgtccctctgtccctctgtccctcattcctcctcatttgtccctcattttggtctgatcggtatagttgtatataaaatacactttttgtctttcaaaaagtgtttcccagtcctaaacctttcatccaaatgttaaatggctgcatttgtacattttaaaagccaatataaaggaatagaagtggtaaaaaaaagcacttgtggattaaatttactttttttgtggttaattctcctttaagggggtgtggcagggggcgtgtcctatgcctacatacatttgctggtaggtgtccctcattcccatctcaaaatgttaaggagaattaacccaaaaaaaggttaattaaatccacaaggacttttttttaccactactcttcctttatattggcttttaacatttacaaatgcagcaatttagaaatcagatgaaaggtttagcactggaaaaaactttttgaaagataaaaagtgcattttatatacatctatatagatcagaccaaaatgagggacaaatgagggggaatgagggacagagggacattgctccaaatcagggacagtccctcgaaatcagggacagttgggaggtgtaAATATCCAAACTGGATGAACAGTAATACAAATGCTTTGGCAGTTAAAACAAATTCCTGTCATTTGTGTTTTTAGCTGATTGTCTGGagatcagcattaaaaaaaaaaaaaattactattaaaaGTACTAGTAAAGTCTGATTTACCATTAAAGGTGGTGGTGCCCCAGCCAGTCACCCAGCAGTCCAGACCACACGGGAAGGTGACGGAGGAAGTCGGTAGACAGATCGGAGTGATGTATTGGGTGAAATTGATGGGATTGGCCAACTTTAGCAGAGCGATGTCCCCGATAGATCCTGTACCATTATAATTGCTGTTTTTGGTGATTGATGCGACTTCGGAAACCACTGTATGATTAGAGTTTGCATCCAGCTGGTTCAGGCCCAGATAAACTTTAAAATCCTGTAGCTGTATTGGACTGAAGCAAGTAAAAGATGATAGTTTACTGAGGTGCCATTTTCTGTTTTCTAAAAATCAATACAGCTAAGACCGCATACAGCCTGTAGCCCCACTTGATATGGGTGGCCTGTCCTGCAAATAATGTTCTCCAGGCAAGTGTTCATCAAGAATGTTGCCTGCATTGTCTGACTTTATTACAAATACACcttcaatatacactatattactaaaagtattgggacgcctgtctttacacacacatgaactttaatgtcatcccagtcttagtccgtagggttcaatattgagttggcgcaccctttgcagctataacagcttcacctcttctgggaaggccgtccacaaggtttaggagtgtgactataggaatttttgaccattcttccagaagagcatttgtgaggtcaggcactgatggacgtgaaggcctggctcgaagtctctgctatatttcatcccaaaggtgttctatcaggttgaggtcaggaccttgctttgtgctctggtgtgcagtcatgttggaacagggaggggccatccgcaaactgttcccacaaagttgggagcatgaaattgtctaaaatgtcttggtattatgacgccttaagagttcccttcacaactaaggggccaaacccaacccctgaaaaacatccccacaccataatccctcccccctccaccaaatgatttagaccagtgcacaaaacaaggtccataaagacatgaatgagcgagtttggggtggaggaacttgactggcctgaccttaacccgatagattacctttgggaagaatttgcgtggagactgtgagccaggcctttttgttcaaaatcagtgcctgacctcacaaatgtgcttctggaagaatggtcaaacattcccatagacacactcctaaaccttgtggacagccttcccagaagaggtgaagctgttatagctgtaaagggtgggccaactcaatattgaaccctatggactaagactgggatgccattaaagttcatgtgtgtgtgtaaagacaggcatcccaatacttttggtaatataatgtaacacacacacatatatatatatactgtatatatatactgtatttattattataCTACAATACTGCTGTTACTTCctatagcatgatagaaaacagaAAAGGACATTGTCATATCAACTGCATAAAATAGTATTAAACCCTCACCCAGCTCTGCAttgaaatcagcttccaggttttattgtcaaagcttaaagtgatattaaagcggagttccacacaaaaatggaacttcagcttttcggaaccctccccccctccggtgtcacatttggcacctttcaggggggagggggggtgcagatacctgtctaagacaggtatttgcacccacttccgggcatagactcccacgggagtctacgcctcttcccgtccacccgcgctgtctgctgggacacacacgggtcacagagacagcagggataattcGGATTGcacagcgtgactcgtgcatgcgcagtagggaaccgggcagtgaagccacaaggcttcgtttcctgattcccttaacgaagatggcggtggcagcatccgaGGACGAGGGagggttcggcctcgggtgccgacatcgctggaccctggacaggttaatttccttattttaaaagtcagcagctgcagtatttgtagctgctgacttaaaaaaaaaaaaaatttgcgggactcccgctttaaaggcaatgattttttttttaaataacaaacatgttatacttacctgctctgtgtaatggttttgcacagagtagcccccgatccttctcttcttggttccctcttcagtgctcctggcccctcccacctgccgagtgcccccacattaaacagcttgctatgggggcacccgaacaggctcactcctgagtcgctgctctgtgtgtccatttacacacaaagcagtggctcagccccgcccccccctcttctcattggctcactggctgtgattgacagccaatgagcagggagagtccctggagaggcaaggctctcgctggattgagatggggctcaggtaatattagggggggggagggctggtgttttttacctttatgcatagaaccactttaattgaccgaactgaagttagaagctgattggttaccatgcagagctgcaccagatttttcactctccagttttagtaaatcgatccCATAGTGTTGGTCCACTCTTAAGGTGACCACCAGTGATGGACCAAGTCATGGACAGGGCTAGAGCATACAATGGTAAGTGAAGACTTAAGGGGAGGGAAAtcgtaaaaataacaaaacaaaatctaTGAGTTCTACTTTAAAAGTAGAGACAAACTGAGAGTTGTTGAAGCAGATAAAGGGATACAACTTACACTCATgcaaaatactttttatttttatttttcgagGATAGGATTTTAGAAAAATGTTTTGTACTTACTCATCGAAGCAATGGGCCGCACTTAGTACCCACTGGTTAGAGATAATGGAACCTCCACAGCTGTGTTGGTCTTGAAAGTAGATACTGACCTGCCAGGGCCACTGACCATCCACGGCATCGGTGCCACCAACAATTCTGCTGGAGATGGCCGGGGAGCCACACACCCAATTATCTGCTGCAGATGGGTCAAAAAGTGCTGAATGAAAGCAAAAAATGCATAATGttcagggtttttatttttttattcatttgtttttttaatcctaAAGTCTGTCTACTATAAGAAAACCTCATAAGGAAACTTCATATACGATTTTTTGAAGAGCCTGAACCTCTATTCTGCAGCTTATGGAATACCCTACTCACTGTTCAGTAGCATTATAGaagaaaaatacacaaaataaaataaagaataaaaaaaaaaaaagttttaaggcgCCCCCGCCGTCGcgtgctcgtgcacagaagcgaatgcatatgtaagtcgcgcccacatttctaaacggtgttcaaatcacacatgtgaggtatcgtcgtgtGCGTTgtgtgagagcaatatttctagtccaagacctcctctttaactctaaacaggtaacctgtaaaaaaaattaaagcttcgcctatggagattattaagtACCGTAGTCTGTCACTATTCCAAGAgcgagcgcaattttaaagcctgacatgtttggtatctatttactcggcgtaacatcatctttcacattatacataacAATTGGgctattttttttcaattcatgtaactgttttttttccccaaaaaaaacgcgtttgaaaaatcgctgcgcaaataacgtGTGACATGAAAacttgcaacgaccaccattttattccctaaggtgtctgcttaaaaaaaaacaaaaaacaaaaaacatataacgTTTGAAgggttttttagaaaaaaaaattatgatttttatatgtaggagcgaagtgccagaattggcctgtgattgctgtgattggacacagcggaagccaatcagcggaGTCCGTTATACCCGATGTTCGCCAGCACCCTGagagcgatctgcctatgtaaacaaggcagatcaccgttttgTGAgagggggaagatggagatcttgtgtttctgctaagcaggaacacggatctctgtcttcccccagacAAAGcacctccccctcacagttagaaagcactcccagggaacacatttaaccccttgatcgcccctgatattaaccccctccctgccactaTCATTAATACAGTGCTGCTGCTGGCAATAATTACATGAAACATCTGACAGtatagttgtacccaagttgatcgtcatgggtacaatcagccttcccattagacatgtgcactacttgttttgttttgttttagtttcattctcttttttttttttttttttgtttatcagatCATTCACTACGATCGGCATTCATtacttcggatcattcgtaacttcagatacatttgtattcgttccattccattcatttagatgcgccATTCAttactttggataattcgtaactttggatgcatTCGTATTCGCTCCGTTCCATTAGTTTatatgcggcatttgttatttcggataatgcgTAACTTCGGGTGCATTCCTATGCATTAcgttcggattttcattctttcggatTTTCTGTATATCAGGTTTTCGTTCTTTTGGGTTTTAGTTCTTTCGGATtttcatttttttagatttttgttctttcgggtttttgttcttttggatttttgttcttttttcgggtttttgttctttcggattttcattctttcgggTTTTCGTTCTATCGGATATTTGTACTTTCAATTTTACTTCTTTCGGGTTTTCGTTCTTTTGGGTTTTCAttctttcagattttcgttcttttggattttcgttctttcgggttttcattctttcggattttcgttcttttgggttttcattttttcatgttttcgTTCTTTTgggtttttgttcttttgggtttTCGTTCTTTCggggttttttttccttcagattttagtattttcggattttcattcttttcagGTTTTCATTCTTTCTGATTTTTGTTCTTTCTGACAATTTTCATATGCATTCATCAAAAGAGTCTTATAGAGAATATGCTGAATTTCGCCTGAAAACAAATATGTAACGAAATgttttgcacatgtctactgcccatatatggtttaaattttgtccagtccctgctgaaacggttgagattcgaaccgtctatgaaCTGATTTAGAGATAATTCAGTGATTAGGGCTCATTAATAatattattgtatatatagtaAGTCAGTAAAGATTTCCACAGGGAATGCAGTCCCAACCATAAAATATCCCACCAAAGACAAATCAACAATGACAGTAACAATATATGAAGAGCTTCAGGTGTTCtataataactaaaaaaaataaataaacaaaaagtaataacttacaaaaaaattctatttttatagGTTTTAAACTAATAGAATAAAGTGTGGTATACAGCATAACAAAGTGTTCATTGTTGGTCTAAAATGTCTCTAGGTATAACAGAGTGATTATAATTTTTCTGTTGATTTTAGTGGACCACAAAATCacgtaaaaaaaagaaatacttgTCCTGTCAGCTAAAGCTCTGTAACCCCTGTATACTTTGCATCGGCTAAAAATAAAACATCATTAGAAGGGTTTATTCTAAAGGATTGAGGGTCTCACCTGCAGCCATAATGACCAGTGCAGTGATTGCTGCCATTTCTTTAGATTGAAGGAAGATCAGTTGAGGTCCCTCTGTCTTGGTGGTAAGTGAAGGTTAAGGACTTTTTCTCCTGAATATCAGCTTTTCTAGAAGAATGGTATGCTTGCGACATACCATTCTTCTTAGAAAGGGCTTGACTTCTTTACTTTTGTGAGTAAAGCAAACgctcaacacaaaaaaaaatgttacgctTTTACAACAAAGAATTCTGTTATTGTGTCCCTATCAAGAATTCAAAATCTGGTGACATTGATGAATTACACGAAATTTACCTTCGTGTTACCACAGTGTGACTCAATCCTTACATGCCACCAGCCTGGACCCTGGAGAACTTCTCAACCATAACTGTGCTGACCATTGGTAGGCAACACTCTTGTGGTCCATAGACAGTCGCCTGAGCACCAATCATAATAAGTAAGATATTaaacagctacagtatctcacaaaagtgagtacacccctcacatttttgtaaatattttattatatattttcatatgacaacagtgaagaaattacactttgctacaatgtaaagtagtgagtgtacagcttgtataacagtgtacatttgctgtcccctcaaaataactcaacacacagccattattgtctaaactactggcaacaaaagtgagtacactcctaaatgaaaatgtccaaattgggccaaattgtggccaccattattttccagcactgcctcttgggcatgaagttcaccagaacttcacaggttgccactcgagtcctcttccactcctccatgacgacatcacagagctggtggatgttagagaccttgcgctcctccatcttctgtttgaggatgccccatagatgctcagtagggtttttattctggagacatgtttggccagtccatcacctttaccctcagcttctttagcaaggcagtggtcatcttggaggtgtgtttgggttcattatcatgatggaatactgcccagcAGCCCAgtatccaaagggaggggatcatgctctacttcagtatgtcacaatacatgttggcattcatcgttccctcaatgaactgtagctccccagtgccggaagcactcatgcagccccagaccatgacactcccacaaccatcactgactgtaagcaagacagacttgtctttgtattcctcaactggttgccgccacacacgcttgacaccatctgaaccaaataagtttatcttggtctcatcagaccacaggacatggttccagtaatttgtCTTGTGAATCAtatttagaagagtcttccttctgggacgacagccatgcagaccaatttgatgcagtgtgcggcgtatggtctgagcactgacaggctgaccccccaccccttcaacctctgcagcaatgctggcagcactcatatgtctatttcccgaagacaacctctggatatgatgctgagcacgtgctctcaacttccttggttgaccatggcgaggcctgttctgagtggaacctgtcctgtcaaacggctctatggtcctggccaccgtactgcagctcagttttagggtctcgGCAATTtatttatagcctaggccatctttatgtagagcgatcattcttttcttttttttagctcctcggagagttttttgccatgatgtgccatgttgaacttccagtgaccatgatgagaaagtgagagcgaaaACCCcaaaattaaacacacctgctctccgttcacacctgagaccttgtaacactaatgagtcacatgacaccgggggagggaaaatggctaattgggcctaatttgaacattttcactttatGAATCGTGCATATGTGCACACCTGTGTGgttagacagggccaatttggttggtcacaggttggctggtaagtgagctgggaatttttgtttgttgttgtttgacatgcatcgcccttgcatgtgctccttgctgcaaaggcaagTTATAGGTTAGGGTGGTGGTGAGAGGACGCACTGAATACATTGTCTGCCATTGTGTCATTCCTGGGTGTTCAATGTGTCCCTAACCCTAAAATCCTTACCAAactccaagggcctggtatggattgggatgcccccatgccattttttttaacatgtttgtaTTGCTCGCAATGGTATTTTATTcgctggcaatttaaatgtcattcttttttctttatatatgtcagttttgctgcagcaggttctctacatgctacagatgtgccactttacaggaagaccAAGAGGAAAAATCACTTTTTCtgtaaaaacaataagaaaaaacaaaaaatttcattACCCGGGCCCCTTTATACCCTTTTtatggtcaataacttgcatatattcCTTCAAAATGGGAACTGTTGAtgtttcaagttcaggtcccatagactttaatagagtttgtggCTCgggtccagactttttttttttacatgtttgggagttctggttggggtggttgccatttctTTGTACTGTTGGTTAATTGGTGAACGGACGCACTGAATACATTGTCTGCCATTGTGCCATtcctgggtgtccagtgtgtccctatacctttaaggagcggtgggctccctccaggcatacttgctcttaatctatccattattatatacagtatgtgcttcaATTtacagagttaggactgcagtacactggggtgccgtggccgttgcagcttacacatttatttgcaaatgtgcGCAAACGAAACCCTtggttttaacatgaactgttagacagggtcaatttggtttgttgcaggctggctggtaagtgagctgggaattttgtttgctgtttgttgacACACGTCcatatgctccttgctgcaaaagccagttataggttggggtggttaccATTCGTTTGGACATCTGCTGGCCTGCAACTGAGTGTCTTTAAGTGCCTTAAAGCACCATCTTCACTATGTGCAAACCTTCCCTTACAAGGCTTataaccagtggcggctgatggtatatcttttgggggggggggcaaacaatccagCTGACGCCACACCTACCCagtcggtcggtcaccagccccacacttaccccatctgggtCGTGGGCAGTGCTTCATCTGGGCGGCAGCTTAACACTGCATCTCCTCCTCACAGGCTTCGgtagcttcccctgcgtctcctccctcctcctccacggcggccaataggatcgcttctcctctcagccaatcaggtgacaatcCTGATTTTCCAGGGAGAGAAtctggaagacaatagcgaatattaatacgctattgtcacacaactgga
Proteins encoded:
- the LOC141148246 gene encoding serine protease 33-like — its product is MAAITALVIMAAALFDPSAADNWVCGSPAISSRIVGGTDAVDGQWPWQVSIYFQDQHSCGGSIISNQWVLSAAHCFDDPIQLQDFKVYLGLNQLDANSNHTVVSEVASITKNSNYNGTGSIGDIALLKLANPINFTQYITPICLPTSSVTFPCGLDCWVTGWGTTTFNGSQPSNGILQEVMVPLIDHQTCDRMYHRDLSISASTVIIQDEKICAGYGNGQKDSCQGDSGGPLVCKVQGIWYQVGVVSWGAGCAFPNRPGVYTLVTSYQDWISSYLQVPFLNVTGIPSPTNTCGGDIINTTNTNYSGTTTFPSNGGTSVIPLNSTASVTLSTKTTGGPIVIIGDPGNGVTLSLSRHHWVILALTALLLTYL